The following coding sequences lie in one Deltaproteobacteria bacterium genomic window:
- a CDS encoding CoA activase produces MESEKVIDFQSLTENVGRFSLRNKTFLIPEMNRIGAHLLAATFRGFGIDAKVMDTCKGLDLGKEYTSGKECYPCQITTGDILYFLKKEEEALGDAFKPQDYVFFMPEASGPCRFGMYNKYQRIVLDSFPELKRVKIGSLTTKDGYSLAGIIEKARVRDLRKAAYFSMVLGDILDRLLWRIRPYEKESGMTDDFIERSMHVMEDTFETYGANKDFDRILDQLDEIIEEGKTIIDSNIPPKPLIGMVGEIYLRTHVHANQDLIRVLERYGAEVVNASVSEWMNYTTYDRLRDARIGFRLNLKQLRLGPVRQELRKLLSFGGDLFYQEFRQKQVYKRVRSLIDLAEDHKVGDLENILKEDDLFNFDVGTEACLSIAGIVEYARQGYNGVVNVYPFTCMPSTATSAIVKPLMNQLRMPYLDTPYDSGFQPGREAAVRTFMYQAYQHFKRHGKKKRTITPSQRNQISTS; encoded by the coding sequence ATGGAATCAGAGAAAGTCATAGATTTTCAATCACTCACTGAAAATGTGGGCCGGTTCAGTCTCAGGAATAAGACTTTCCTGATTCCTGAGATGAACAGGATAGGAGCGCATCTTCTGGCTGCAACATTCAGGGGGTTTGGTATTGATGCAAAGGTCATGGATACCTGTAAGGGCCTTGATCTTGGGAAGGAATATACTTCCGGCAAAGAGTGCTACCCATGCCAGATCACAACAGGAGATATCCTCTATTTTCTGAAGAAAGAAGAGGAGGCGCTGGGGGACGCCTTCAAGCCGCAAGACTACGTCTTCTTCATGCCCGAAGCGAGCGGACCATGCCGTTTCGGCATGTACAACAAATACCAGCGAATTGTCCTGGATTCTTTTCCAGAGTTGAAGCGTGTAAAAATCGGTTCCCTTACCACAAAGGATGGATATTCCCTGGCAGGTATTATTGAGAAGGCCCGTGTCAGGGACCTCAGGAAAGCCGCCTATTTTTCCATGGTGTTGGGCGACATCCTCGACAGGTTACTCTGGAGAATCAGGCCCTATGAAAAGGAATCCGGGATGACGGATGATTTTATAGAGAGGTCCATGCACGTCATGGAAGATACCTTTGAGACATATGGGGCCAATAAGGATTTTGATAGAATTCTTGATCAACTGGATGAAATCATCGAGGAGGGAAAGACAATTATTGATTCCAACATCCCTCCAAAACCCCTTATAGGGATGGTTGGCGAGATTTACTTGAGGACACACGTCCATGCAAATCAGGATTTGATAAGAGTTCTGGAGAGGTATGGGGCTGAGGTGGTGAACGCCTCCGTTTCTGAATGGATGAATTATACGACCTATGACAGGTTGAGAGATGCCAGAATAGGATTTCGGTTGAACCTGAAACAGCTCCGCCTGGGCCCCGTAAGGCAGGAGCTGAGAAAGCTCCTAAGCTTCGGGGGAGACCTTTTTTATCAAGAATTCAGACAGAAGCAGGTCTACAAGCGGGTGAGATCGCTTATTGACCTTGCCGAAGACCATAAGGTAGGAGATCTGGAAAATATCCTAAAAGAGGACGACCTGTTCAATTTTGACGTGGGTACCGAGGCCTGTTTGAGCATTGCCGGAATCGTTGAATATGCCCGGCAAGGATATAACGGCGTGGTAAATGTCTATCCTTTTACCTGCATGCCCAGTACGGCCACTTCAGCCATTGTAAAGCCCCTCATGAACCAACTTAGAATGCCATACCTGGATACACCGTATGACTCGGGCTTCCAACCAGGAAGGGAGGCGGCTGTCAGGACCTTCATGTATCAGGCATATCAGCATTTCAAACGGCATGGCAAAAAAAAGCGAACAATTACCCCTTCGCAGAGAAATCAAATATCCACCTCATAA
- a CDS encoding calcium/sodium antiporter, with amino-acid sequence MTHLLLDAVLAAISVGLLWKGSEWLVDSAVRIAHRLRISDLAIGLTVVAIGTSAPEFAVTINAAVKGLADISVSNVVGSNIFNLGFILGGCAAIRTINTTPVIVWRDGLFLLIMSSVLVFFLKDLTLTPKEGLLLFSTLIVYIIYLFLKKAPVGEKDSGKQATWKDIPLLVIGIAAVVGGGHILVLAATSLARGLGLSEWVIGVTIVAAGTSLPEFATSLMAASKGRYGMSLGNLIGSDLYNLLGVLGLAGMLGPLHIDPAGLKSVYLLVGMVALVVVFMRTGFRVSRAEGLFLIGISIMRWIFDFSAKG; translated from the coding sequence ATGACTCATCTGTTGTTGGATGCGGTGTTGGCGGCGATATCAGTGGGATTGCTGTGGAAGGGCTCCGAATGGCTCGTCGATTCAGCGGTTCGCATTGCCCATAGGCTCCGTATCTCTGACCTGGCTATCGGCTTGACCGTTGTGGCCATCGGAACCTCCGCGCCTGAATTCGCTGTTACGATCAACGCTGCCGTAAAAGGATTGGCCGACATATCAGTAAGCAATGTGGTAGGATCCAACATTTTTAACCTCGGATTCATACTGGGAGGGTGCGCTGCCATCCGAACAATCAATACCACCCCTGTCATTGTGTGGCGCGACGGTCTTTTTTTGTTGATAATGTCGTCAGTGTTAGTCTTTTTTCTCAAGGACTTAACGCTAACCCCTAAAGAAGGACTTTTACTTTTTTCTACCCTTATCGTGTACATTATTTATCTTTTTTTGAAAAAAGCTCCTGTGGGCGAGAAAGACTCTGGGAAACAGGCTACCTGGAAAGACATTCCTTTGCTTGTTATCGGGATTGCCGCTGTTGTCGGCGGCGGTCATATCCTTGTGTTGGCGGCCACATCCCTGGCGCGGGGCCTTGGGTTGTCTGAGTGGGTCATTGGGGTAACCATCGTGGCAGCCGGAACCTCGTTACCTGAATTTGCCACTTCCCTTATGGCAGCCTCCAAGGGACGATACGGCATGTCCCTTGGAAACCTCATCGGGAGCGATCTCTATAATCTACTGGGTGTCCTCGGGCTGGCAGGCATGCTCGGCCCGCTTCACATCGATCCGGCAGGCCTCAAAAGCGTCTATCTCCTTGTAGGCATGGTAGCCCTTGTGGTCGTGTTCATGCGCACGGGTTTTCGTGTATCGCGGGCCGAGGGTCTCTTCCTCATAGGAATCAGCATTATGAGGTGGATATTTGATTTCTCTGCGAAGGGGTAA
- a CDS encoding glycosyltransferase family 2 protein — MPTISVIIPTHNRAWTLNEAIESVLYQDFDDFELIVVDDGSTDSTFELLKSYPNVFVIRQEHRGVSAARNAGIKQASGRFVAFLDSDDLWLPQKLSTQKAFFKTRPDALICQTEEIWTRNEVRVNPKNRHRKPSGMIFERSVELCLVSPSAVIAHRSLFDDIGLFDEAMPACEDYDLWLRIACRFPIHLVDTPLVIKRGGHKDQLSRLPGLDRYRIYALRKLLERPPDQGLAPKQWVAAVDALTKKCAIYAAGCLKRGRVDEASEYLRLKAKYDLKKNTQFPELK, encoded by the coding sequence ATGCCAACGATAAGTGTAATAATCCCTACCCATAATCGAGCATGGACACTGAATGAAGCCATTGAATCGGTCTTGTATCAGGACTTTGATGATTTCGAACTCATTGTTGTTGACGATGGTTCAACAGACAGTACCTTCGAACTCCTGAAATCTTATCCCAACGTCTTTGTTATAAGGCAAGAACACCGCGGTGTGAGTGCAGCGCGAAACGCCGGTATTAAACAAGCCTCCGGCCGGTTTGTTGCATTCCTTGACTCCGACGACCTTTGGCTTCCACAAAAATTATCAACTCAGAAAGCCTTTTTCAAAACGCGCCCGGATGCCCTCATTTGTCAAACAGAAGAGATCTGGACAAGAAACGAAGTCAGGGTCAACCCCAAAAACCGACACAGGAAACCCTCAGGAATGATCTTTGAACGTTCTGTTGAGCTGTGCCTTGTAAGCCCATCAGCGGTAATAGCGCATCGGAGTCTGTTTGACGATATTGGCCTATTTGATGAGGCCATGCCAGCTTGCGAGGATTACGACCTCTGGCTAAGAATAGCATGCAGGTTTCCCATACACTTAGTCGATACCCCCCTTGTAATCAAACGGGGAGGGCACAAGGACCAGCTTTCAAGACTGCCGGGGTTAGACCGTTATCGCATCTATGCCTTGAGAAAACTTCTTGAACGTCCGCCAGACCAAGGACTAGCCCCAAAACAATGGGTGGCAGCCGTTGACGCCCTGACAAAGAAGTGCGCCATCTATGCAGCAGGCTGCCTCAAACGCGGGCGCGTTGATGAAGCAAGTGAGTACCTTCGGCTAAAAGCGAAATATGATTTGAAAAAAAATACCCAGTTTCCTGAACTGAAATGA